A stretch of Hoplias malabaricus isolate fHopMal1 chromosome 10, fHopMal1.hap1, whole genome shotgun sequence DNA encodes these proteins:
- the stmn1b gene encoding stathmin 1b, with protein MASSGDIQVKELDKRASGQAFEVILSPTAPDAKGDFPLSTPKKKEVSLDEIQKKLEAAEERRKNHEAEVLKHLAEKREHEKEVLQKAMEENNNFSKMAEEKLNQKMEANKENRTKQMAAMNEKFKEKDKKIEEVRKNKETKEGDGNDEEN; from the exons ATGGCGTCCTCTGGAG ATATTCAGGTTAAGGAGCTGGACAAGCGTGCCTCAGGCCAGGCATTTGAGGTCATTCTGAGCCCCACGGCACCAGATGCCAAAGGAGACTTCCCTCTGTCCACCCCCAAAAAAAAGGAGGTGTCTTTGGATGAGATTCAAAAGAAACTGGAGGCAGCAGAGGAGAGGCGCAAA AATCATGAAGCAGAGGTCCTGAAGCACTTGGCTGAGAAACGAGAACACGAGAAGGAGGTTCTTCAGAAAGCAATGGAAGAGAACAACAACTTCAGCAAGATGGCAGAGGAAAAACTCAACCAGAAAATGGAAGCCAACAAAGAAAACCGCACAAAACAGATGGCTGCAATGAATGAGAAATTCAAGGAGAAG GACAAGAAAATCGAAGAAGTTCGAAAGAACAAAGAGACAAAAGAGGGAGATGGAAATGATGAGGAAAACTGA